Proteins encoded in a region of the Rosa chinensis cultivar Old Blush unplaced genomic scaffold, RchiOBHm-V2 RchiOBHmChr0c20, whole genome shotgun sequence genome:
- the LOC112181285 gene encoding pentatricopeptide repeat-containing protein At1g06270 yields MAIVSAKLCRSLLPLHCCLLKYRSINSIPPSHSLQEAVKIAVEAKAYEKIPDLLVSFGQACENPNPFAFLSTFPDSLRMQVVDEILQSFIPIRPRFRAQAAYAYLLSLILQTSNPLPLGLAVLQRTLRSGCVPVAQTRLLLSSAWVNCRKESRSVSDTLFEMQSIGYHPDSSTCNYLIWSLCDVDQLNEAVKVLKGMSRAGCVPDLESFDTVVRAMCRVRKTSEALDMIKKMVEKVGLTPRQGTIVKVAAALRANREIWRAVELIEFLERKDYPVGFESYDLVVKGCLDSGENILAGKVVMRMTEKGFIPYITTRHKVVDRLAGAGEWKLAYAVRQRFAELRS; encoded by the coding sequence ATGGCAATTGTATCGGCAAAGCTTTGCAGATCTCTTCTTCCTTTACATTGTTGTCTCCTCAAGTATCGCTCTATTAACTCAATACCTCCATCGCATTCACTTCAAGAAGCTGTAAAAATTGCGGTTGAAGCCAAAGCCTATGAGAAGATTCCTGATCTTCTCGTTTCCTTTGGACAAGCTTGCGAAAACCCGAATCCTTTTGCGTTCCTATCAACCTTTCCCGACAGCCTTAGAATGCAAGTTGTTGATGAAATCTTGCAGTCTTTCATCCCCATAAGGCCCCGCTTTCGTGCTCAGGCTGCCTATGCCTACCTCCTGTCTTTAATTCTCCAAACCTCCAATCCTCTCCCTCTTGGTCTTGCCGTTCTCCAGCGAACTCTTCGCTCTGGTTGCGTCCCTGTTGCTCAAACCCGTCTTCTCCTCTCGTCCGCTTGGGTGAACTGCAGGAAGGAATCTCGGTCTGTCTCAGACACCCTATTTGAGATGCAGTCTATTGGATATCACCCTGACAGTAGTACGTGTAACTACCTTATATGGTCTTTGTGTGATGTTGATCAATTGAATGAGGCTGTTAAAGTCTTGAAGGGCATGAGTAGGGCTGGATGTGTTCCtgatttggagagttttgacaCAGTAGTTCGTGCGATGTGCAGGGTCAGAAAAACTTCTGAGGCATTAGATATGataaagaaaatggtggagaaagTTGGGTTGACACCGAGGCAGGGGACTATTGTGAAAGTAGCAGCAGCATTGCGAGCAAACAGAGAGATATGGAGAGCAGTTGAGCTGATTGAGTTCTTAGAAAGGAAGGATTACCCTGTTGGGTTTGAGAGCTATGATTTAGTGGTTAAAGGCTGCTTGGATTCCGGTGAGAATATTTTGGCCGGGAAGGTGGTCATGAGGATGACAGAGAAAGGCTTCATACCATATATCACGACGAGGCACAAGGTTGTGGACAGGTTGGCTGGTGCTGGTGAGTGGAAGTTAGCTTATGCTGTGAGACAAAGATTTGCAGAATTGAGGTCTTAG